The Nocardia arthritidis genome has a window encoding:
- a CDS encoding DUF2631 domain-containing protein, whose product MASTDIEPANNERAVVTHVDTAEVPSAEWGWSGESRRTFRTAGWIVAIILLCMLIGNQKGHVEDIYLVGIAAAIAVVLIRDSILRRKPR is encoded by the coding sequence GTGGCCTCCACGGATATCGAACCCGCCAACAACGAGCGCGCGGTCGTCACCCACGTGGATACCGCCGAGGTGCCCTCCGCGGAATGGGGTTGGAGCGGTGAATCCCGCCGGACCTTCCGCACCGCCGGCTGGATCGTCGCGATCATCCTGCTGTGCATGCTGATCGGTAACCAGAAGGGTCACGTCGAGGATATCTACCTCGTCGGCATCGCGGCCGCCATCGCGGTCGTCCTGATCCGCGACTCGATCCTGCGCCGCAAGCCCCGCTAA
- a CDS encoding LysR family transcriptional regulator, with translation MSRLESIDVTRLRWFVAVAEELHFARAAKALRISRQRLSNTVIELENELGTKLFVPGAQPTRLTDDGRELLGEAKEFIARAAEEPEPEPVTLRIGYVPGVTVAKWSRIWAERYPEIPLELVQLAAADQEQALREGRVDMCFVRLPIDRTGLSAIPLYHELPVAVVQKDHPISLFDEIALTDLSDEDRQDVESVDAAAGTLEMVAAIGGFAIVPHSIARLHHRRDLIYRTVTDLPGTEVALAWLTDHTTEQVEDFIGVVRGRSERSSRSKNAAPQPVTKKQAEPKSRKAPAKRTPAKGQQRRRGR, from the coding sequence ATGAGCCGGTTGGAGTCGATCGATGTGACGCGCCTGCGCTGGTTCGTCGCCGTCGCGGAGGAACTGCATTTCGCGCGGGCGGCGAAGGCGCTGCGCATCTCGCGGCAGCGGTTGAGCAACACCGTCATCGAGTTGGAGAACGAGCTGGGTACGAAGCTGTTCGTGCCGGGCGCCCAACCCACTCGACTCACCGATGATGGACGCGAATTGCTCGGTGAGGCAAAGGAATTCATTGCCCGAGCGGCGGAAGAGCCGGAGCCGGAGCCGGTTACGCTGCGGATCGGGTACGTGCCGGGCGTCACCGTCGCGAAGTGGAGTCGGATCTGGGCCGAGCGCTACCCGGAGATTCCGCTGGAGCTGGTCCAGCTCGCCGCGGCGGACCAGGAGCAGGCGCTGCGTGAAGGCCGGGTCGACATGTGCTTCGTCCGGCTGCCGATCGACCGTACGGGCCTGAGCGCGATCCCGCTCTATCATGAGCTGCCGGTCGCTGTCGTCCAGAAGGATCATCCGATCTCCCTGTTCGACGAGATCGCGCTGACCGATCTGTCCGATGAGGACCGCCAGGATGTCGAATCCGTCGACGCGGCCGCCGGAACCCTCGAAATGGTCGCCGCCATAGGCGGTTTCGCGATCGTCCCGCATTCGATCGCCCGGCTGCACCACCGCCGCGACCTGATCTACCGCACCGTCACCGACCTGCCCGGCACCGAGGTCGCGCTGGCCTGGCTCACCGACCACACCACCGAGCAGGTGGAGGATTTCATCGGCGTCGTGCGCGGCCGCTCGGAGCGCAGCTCACGCTCGAAAAATGCGGCACCGCAACCTGTTACGAAGAAGCAGGCCGAGCCGAAAAGTAGGAAGGCGCCGGCCAAGCGCACACCGGCGAAGGGGCAGCAGCGCCGCCGCGGCCGATGA
- a CDS encoding PIN domain-containing protein: MTVAPDELGIVIADTSGLIAAFDTASPDSARAFHVLEQAGLIVLSPMVLAELDHVGRRALGHRIAVEMIEDLATQARTTRFAIAAITPDVLDQANLIRRLYPKLRLDLADAVNVTLAADYETDAILTIDRRDFRALTPLTDHKAFRVLPDDLAST; this comes from the coding sequence ATGACGGTGGCCCCGGATGAGTTGGGCATCGTCATCGCGGATACGTCGGGCCTGATCGCGGCATTCGATACGGCGTCACCGGACAGTGCCCGCGCATTTCATGTGCTCGAGCAGGCAGGTCTGATCGTCCTGTCGCCCATGGTGCTCGCGGAACTCGATCATGTCGGGCGCAGAGCGCTCGGTCACCGGATCGCCGTGGAGATGATCGAGGATCTGGCTACGCAGGCGCGCACAACACGCTTCGCGATCGCGGCGATTACGCCCGATGTCCTCGATCAAGCCAACCTGATTCGCCGGTTGTATCCGAAGCTTCGGCTCGACCTGGCCGACGCCGTCAACGTGACGTTGGCGGCCGACTACGAAACAGATGCGATCCTCACGATCGATCGACGTGATTTCCGGGCGCTCACCCCGCTTACCGACCACAAGGCCTTCCGCGTACTTCCCGACGACCTGGCGTCTACATAG
- a CDS encoding CopG family transcriptional regulator produces MALKRTMVYADADDLAAIKEAAARRNISEAEIIRNAIHLAALRVRRQSEPLRLRRFSSGDPTLAERVDEYLGKDFGDNPERS; encoded by the coding sequence ATGGCTCTGAAGCGCACGATGGTTTACGCCGACGCCGACGACTTGGCCGCGATCAAGGAGGCGGCCGCGCGGCGGAATATCAGCGAGGCCGAAATTATCCGTAACGCAATACATTTGGCGGCTCTCCGGGTGCGTCGCCAATCCGAGCCGTTGCGTCTCAGGCGATTCTCCAGCGGTGACCCGACCCTCGCCGAACGGGTAGACGAGTATCTCGGTAAGGATTTCGGTGACAACCCGGAGCGTTCATGA
- a CDS encoding DUF5997 family protein, with the protein MTVEKKPQTMKPLTAANKLGIYLPAAPEEFRNASITRAQLDELRTNPPEWLRELRRTGPFPRDIVARKLGVSNSGLARAQVSDALTADEIAALLADPPEWLVRERESYAAVLKENERVKEKTAERRTTTNRPAKSY; encoded by the coding sequence GTGACCGTGGAGAAGAAACCGCAGACCATGAAGCCGCTGACGGCGGCGAACAAGCTCGGCATCTATCTTCCGGCGGCGCCCGAGGAATTCCGGAACGCGTCGATCACCCGCGCCCAACTCGACGAGCTGCGGACCAATCCGCCCGAATGGCTGCGCGAGCTGCGCCGCACCGGGCCCTTCCCGCGCGATATCGTCGCGCGCAAACTCGGCGTATCCAATAGCGGCCTGGCCCGCGCCCAGGTCTCCGATGCGCTGACCGCCGACGAGATCGCCGCCCTGCTCGCCGACCCGCCGGAGTGGCTCGTCCGGGAACGCGAAAGCTACGCGGCGGTGCTGAAGGAAAACGAGCGCGTCAAGGAGAAGACCGCCGAGCGCCGCACCACCACCAACCGCCCGGCCAAGAGCTACTGA
- a CDS encoding MerR family transcriptional regulator has product MIAYLSIGDFSRATHLTVKTLRHYHQIGLLEPADVDPHTGYRRYTTDQLPTARVIRRFRDLDMPLDDVQAVLAAPDLATRNELITKHLARLEDELDRTRRAVDSLRDLLEPAAPAAEGIELRSQPRAEAAAIVEVIDVEDSAAWLQGALGELYATITAQRLSVDGPAGGIFADEVFTHHCGQVTIFVPCSARIRPMGRVTALTVPAAELAVITHRGDPAEVDRAYGSLADYVARHALAVDGPIREYYLVGQRDTDDLAQWRTEVCWPIFRTSAGR; this is encoded by the coding sequence ATGATCGCGTACCTGTCCATCGGGGATTTCTCCCGCGCGACCCATCTGACGGTGAAGACGCTGCGGCACTATCACCAGATCGGGTTGCTCGAACCCGCGGATGTCGATCCGCACACCGGCTACCGGCGCTACACCACCGACCAGTTGCCGACGGCTCGGGTCATCCGCCGGTTCCGCGACCTGGATATGCCATTGGACGACGTCCAGGCTGTGCTCGCCGCCCCGGACCTGGCCACCCGCAACGAGTTGATCACCAAACATCTGGCCCGGCTGGAGGACGAACTGGACCGCACCCGCCGCGCCGTCGACTCGCTGCGCGACCTGCTCGAACCGGCCGCACCCGCGGCGGAGGGCATCGAGCTACGCAGCCAGCCGCGGGCCGAGGCCGCCGCCATCGTCGAGGTGATCGACGTCGAGGACTCCGCCGCCTGGTTGCAGGGCGCGCTCGGCGAGCTGTACGCGACCATTACCGCACAACGACTTTCGGTCGACGGCCCGGCGGGTGGCATCTTCGCCGACGAGGTCTTCACCCACCACTGCGGCCAGGTCACCATCTTCGTCCCGTGCTCCGCCCGGATCCGCCCGATGGGCCGGGTCACCGCGCTGACCGTGCCCGCGGCCGAACTCGCCGTCATCACCCATCGAGGCGACCCGGCCGAAGTGGACCGCGCCTACGGCAGCCTCGCCGACTACGTGGCCCGCCACGCCCTCGCCGTCGACGGCCCCATCCGCGAGTATTACCTTGTCGGCCAACGCGATACCGACGACCTGGCGCAATGGCGCACCGAGGTGTGCTGGCCCATCTTCCGCACCTCCGCCGGGCGGTGA
- a CDS encoding MFS transporter, whose product MSDLGARRWWAVGALVLASLVIGFDVTILNLALPAMAEDLHATTSDLQWFITAYTLVFAAGMIPSGMLGDRFGRKRVLLTALVIFGAASIAAAYSDSPGTFIASRVLLGLGAAALMPTILALLPVMFAEEERQKAIGAVAGAAMLAFPIGPILGGLLLDHFWWGSVFLINVPVVILALLAVAMWLPESRSETAKRIDYLGIALSSGALAALTYGVIQAGESGWGATKTYWPLIGGAVALALFVLWENRIDDPIVDLSLFRTGGFSAGTVLGTVVNFTMFGVLFAMPQYYQAILGTDAMGSGLRLLPMVIGMLFGLSSAEKLAAAIGQKAAVGLGFALLAGGLCVGTLMDVHSGTGFAAIWTAVYGLGLGLALPTAMNAALGALSANNAGVGSGVNQSIRTIGGSFGAAILGSLLNSAYRDRLDLAGVPDAAAHAVRESVFGGLSVARAINSPALADTVSGAFVHGLTTILLVSGGLGILGTALAVLLLPRRVGPAPDRIAQSEHEQPAV is encoded by the coding sequence ATGTCTGACCTCGGAGCGCGCCGGTGGTGGGCCGTCGGCGCACTCGTACTCGCCTCGCTCGTCATCGGATTCGACGTGACGATCCTGAACCTGGCCCTACCGGCCATGGCGGAGGATCTGCATGCCACCACCTCCGACCTGCAGTGGTTCATCACCGCGTACACGCTGGTCTTCGCGGCGGGCATGATCCCGTCCGGCATGCTCGGCGACCGCTTCGGGCGCAAACGGGTGCTGCTCACCGCGCTGGTGATCTTCGGCGCGGCATCGATCGCCGCCGCGTACTCCGATTCACCCGGCACCTTCATCGCGTCCCGCGTGCTGCTCGGACTCGGCGCGGCGGCGCTGATGCCGACCATCCTCGCGCTGCTGCCGGTGATGTTCGCGGAGGAGGAACGGCAGAAGGCGATCGGCGCCGTCGCGGGCGCGGCGATGCTCGCCTTCCCGATCGGGCCGATCCTCGGTGGGCTGCTGCTGGACCACTTCTGGTGGGGCTCGGTATTTCTCATCAATGTGCCCGTGGTGATCCTCGCGTTGCTCGCCGTCGCCATGTGGCTGCCGGAATCGCGCTCGGAGACGGCGAAGCGCATCGATTACCTCGGCATCGCGCTGTCCAGCGGCGCGCTCGCCGCACTGACCTACGGCGTGATCCAGGCGGGCGAAAGTGGTTGGGGCGCAACGAAAACGTACTGGCCGCTGATCGGCGGCGCGGTGGCGCTGGCGCTATTCGTGCTGTGGGAGAACCGAATCGATGATCCCATCGTCGATCTTTCGCTGTTCCGCACCGGAGGTTTCAGCGCGGGCACCGTGCTGGGCACCGTGGTGAACTTCACCATGTTCGGCGTGCTGTTCGCGATGCCGCAGTACTACCAGGCGATCCTCGGCACCGATGCGATGGGCAGCGGGCTGCGGCTGCTGCCCATGGTGATCGGCATGCTTTTCGGGTTGTCGAGTGCGGAGAAGCTGGCCGCGGCGATCGGCCAGAAGGCCGCGGTCGGCCTCGGCTTCGCGCTGCTGGCCGGTGGGCTCTGCGTCGGCACGCTGATGGATGTACACAGCGGCACCGGATTCGCCGCGATCTGGACCGCCGTCTACGGCCTCGGACTCGGCCTCGCCCTGCCGACCGCGATGAACGCGGCGCTCGGCGCACTCTCGGCGAATAACGCGGGCGTCGGGTCCGGCGTCAACCAGTCCATCAGGACCATCGGCGGCAGCTTCGGCGCCGCCATACTCGGCTCGCTGCTCAACTCCGCCTACCGCGACCGGCTCGACCTGGCCGGTGTACCGGATGCGGCGGCACACGCGGTGCGGGAGAGCGTATTCGGCGGGCTGTCGGTGGCCAGGGCGATCAATTCGCCCGCGCTCGCCGATACGGTGAGCGGCGCGTTCGTGCACGGGCTGACCACGATCCTGCTGGTCTCCGGCGGGCTCGGCATCCTCGGCACCGCACTTGCCGTGCTGTTGCTGCCGCGCCGGGTTGGTCCGGCGCCGGACCGGATCGCACAATCGGAGCATGAGCAGCCAGCCGTCTGA
- a CDS encoding TetR family transcriptional regulator: MSSQPSDDMPPAQGLRERKKARTKAAIQREAVRLFREQGYGATTVEQVAAAAEVAPSTVFRYFPTKQDLVIDSDYDHVFEVMMRGQSPDLSPNQAEHKAIHDILAEMTDEELAVQRDRLVLILSVPELWGASLGSVRKSMAVIAEQAAKRRGGDPADPRIRAYSGAAFGIMLMVGLDWTQNPEMDFASALEQALTHLPELDT, encoded by the coding sequence ATGAGCAGCCAGCCGTCTGACGATATGCCCCCGGCCCAGGGTCTGCGGGAACGCAAAAAGGCGCGGACCAAGGCCGCGATCCAGCGGGAGGCGGTGCGACTGTTCCGCGAACAGGGTTACGGCGCGACAACCGTCGAACAGGTCGCGGCCGCGGCCGAGGTCGCGCCCAGCACCGTCTTCCGCTACTTCCCGACGAAACAGGATCTGGTCATCGACAGCGACTACGACCACGTCTTCGAGGTGATGATGCGTGGCCAGTCGCCCGACCTGTCGCCGAATCAGGCCGAGCACAAGGCGATTCACGACATACTCGCCGAGATGACCGACGAGGAGCTCGCGGTGCAACGCGACCGGCTCGTCCTCATCCTCTCGGTGCCCGAACTGTGGGGCGCCAGCCTCGGCAGCGTCCGGAAATCCATGGCCGTCATAGCGGAACAGGCCGCGAAGCGACGCGGCGGCGACCCCGCCGACCCGCGCATCCGCGCCTACAGCGGCGCCGCCTTCGGCATCATGCTGATGGTCGGCCTCGACTGGACCCAGAACCCGGAGATGGACTTCGCCTCCGCATTGGAGCAGGCCCTCACCCACCTGCCCGAACTCGACACCTGA
- a CDS encoding Gfo/Idh/MocA family protein: MTAGSQALRIGILGAARIAPAALIRPAASNAEVVVAGVAARDRGRARDFAKKHGIAQVYDDYRALVEAPDIDAIYNPLPNGLHGRWTRAALAAGKHVLCEKPFTANAAEAREIAQVASDSGLVVMEAFHYRYHPLTLAAEKVIASGELGKLIRVETALCFPLPKFSDIRYNYGLAGGALMDAGCYAVHMARLFGGETPEVVSARVRLRDPRIDRAMSAELRFPAGHSGRIRCSMWSRDLLRIGARIVGEHGQMRVVNPVAPQLFHWLSVRSEQGSRVERFTRRPTYAFQLDAFADAVLRGRPVRTTPEDAILNMTVIDAIYQAAGLPLREPS; encoded by the coding sequence ATGACCGCCGGATCTCAGGCGTTGCGGATCGGCATCCTGGGTGCCGCACGCATCGCGCCCGCCGCACTGATTCGTCCCGCCGCGAGCAATGCCGAGGTGGTTGTCGCCGGGGTTGCGGCGCGGGATCGGGGGCGGGCGCGGGATTTCGCGAAAAAGCACGGTATTGCCCAGGTTTACGACGATTATCGGGCGTTGGTCGAGGCGCCCGATATCGACGCGATCTACAACCCGCTGCCGAACGGGTTGCATGGGAGGTGGACGCGGGCGGCGCTGGCGGCCGGGAAACATGTGCTGTGCGAGAAGCCGTTCACCGCCAACGCGGCCGAGGCGCGGGAAATCGCGCAGGTGGCAAGCGATTCCGGGTTGGTCGTAATGGAGGCCTTCCACTACCGGTACCACCCGCTGACGCTGGCGGCCGAAAAGGTCATCGCCTCAGGGGAATTGGGAAAGCTGATCAGGGTGGAGACCGCCCTGTGCTTCCCACTGCCGAAGTTCTCCGATATCCGCTACAACTACGGGCTGGCGGGCGGAGCCCTGATGGACGCCGGCTGCTACGCGGTGCATATGGCCCGGTTGTTCGGCGGCGAGACACCGGAGGTGGTTTCGGCGCGAGTACGGTTGCGCGACCCGCGGATCGACCGGGCGATGTCGGCCGAACTGCGGTTTCCCGCAGGACATTCCGGCCGGATCCGGTGCTCGATGTGGTCGCGGGATCTGCTCCGGATCGGCGCGCGGATCGTGGGCGAACACGGACAGATGCGGGTGGTCAATCCCGTTGCGCCGCAATTGTTCCACTGGCTGTCGGTGCGCTCCGAACAAGGTTCGCGGGTGGAACGTTTCACCCGCAGGCCCACCTACGCCTTCCAGCTGGACGCATTCGCCGACGCGGTGCTGCGCGGGCGGCCGGTCCGCACAACACCCGAGGACGCGATACTGAATATGACCGTGATCGACGCGATCTACCAGGCGGCCGGGCTGCCGCTGCGCGAGCCGAGCTGA
- a CDS encoding ABC transporter ATP-binding protein, whose protein sequence is MSEPLLEIRDLQVSFGNVSAVRGADLVIAPGERVAVVGASGSGKSTMAHAIMGLLPGSGRITGGSVRWRGEDITAVGEKRLRQLRGREIGLVPQDPMSNLNPVSRVGTQVSETLLAHRICDRRTAKDRTIELLGQAGLPDPARRAKQYPHEFSGGMRQRVLIAIGLACRPDLLIADEPTSALDVTVQRQILDHLEELTKELGTALLLVTHDLGLAAERADRVVVMSDGRVVETGPARAVLTDPQEEYTKRLVAAAPAHSGPGRRAESNGAAADSGTAKQQAGNGKKKSGRKAGPKKAQQADKPTPILEVTNVTKEYRIRGRGGVLRAVDDVTFTIGRGRTTAIVGESGSGKTTTARMILGLVPATSGKILLDGTEVIGLTGDRLRAARRAMQPVFQDPYASLDPMWTVERLIAEPLRAFGVGDRDSRRKRVAELLDQVALSAALAHRYPNELSGGQRQRVAIARALAVEPRLVVCDEPVSALDVLVQEQILALLSSLQDQLGLSYLFISHDLAVVRALAHEVLVMREGRVVEQGPVDTVLNDPADSYTKQLLDAIPGVGVLV, encoded by the coding sequence ATGAGTGAGCCTCTTTTGGAGATCCGCGATCTCCAGGTGTCCTTCGGCAATGTCTCGGCCGTGCGCGGCGCCGATCTGGTGATCGCGCCGGGCGAGCGGGTCGCGGTGGTCGGCGCCTCCGGATCCGGGAAATCGACCATGGCGCACGCCATTATGGGCCTGCTGCCCGGATCGGGCCGGATCACCGGCGGTTCCGTGCGCTGGCGCGGCGAGGACATCACCGCGGTCGGGGAGAAGCGGCTGCGCCAGCTGCGCGGCCGGGAAATCGGTTTGGTGCCACAGGATCCGATGTCGAACCTGAACCCGGTGTCGCGGGTCGGTACGCAGGTGTCGGAAACCCTTTTGGCCCACCGGATTTGCGATCGCCGCACGGCGAAGGACCGGACCATCGAACTGCTCGGCCAGGCCGGGCTGCCGGATCCGGCGCGGCGGGCCAAACAGTATCCGCACGAATTCTCCGGTGGCATGCGCCAGCGCGTGCTGATCGCCATCGGATTGGCCTGCCGCCCAGACCTGCTCATCGCCGACGAGCCGACCTCGGCACTCGACGTGACCGTGCAGCGGCAGATCCTCGACCATCTCGAGGAGTTGACGAAGGAGCTCGGCACCGCACTGCTTCTGGTGACGCACGATCTCGGCCTCGCCGCCGAACGGGCGGACCGGGTGGTGGTGATGTCGGACGGCCGCGTCGTGGAAACCGGTCCGGCGCGCGCGGTGCTCACCGATCCGCAGGAGGAGTACACCAAGCGATTGGTGGCTGCCGCGCCCGCGCATTCGGGACCGGGCCGCCGGGCCGAATCGAACGGTGCCGCAGCGGATTCCGGCACCGCGAAGCAGCAGGCGGGCAACGGCAAGAAGAAGTCGGGACGCAAGGCCGGTCCCAAGAAGGCGCAGCAGGCCGACAAGCCGACGCCGATCCTGGAAGTCACGAATGTGACCAAGGAGTACCGGATCCGGGGCCGCGGCGGGGTGCTGCGCGCGGTGGACGATGTCACGTTCACCATCGGCCGCGGCCGCACCACCGCGATCGTCGGCGAATCCGGTTCCGGCAAAACCACAACGGCCCGAATGATTCTCGGGCTGGTGCCCGCCACCTCCGGCAAGATCCTGCTGGACGGCACCGAGGTGATCGGGCTGACCGGTGACCGGCTGCGGGCGGCGCGGCGGGCCATGCAGCCGGTGTTCCAGGATCCGTACGCCTCGCTGGATCCCATGTGGACCGTCGAGCGGTTGATCGCGGAACCGTTGCGCGCCTTCGGTGTCGGCGATCGGGACAGCCGCCGCAAGCGGGTCGCCGAACTGCTGGATCAGGTCGCGCTCTCGGCGGCGTTGGCGCACCGGTATCCGAACGAGCTGTCCGGCGGTCAGCGCCAGCGCGTCGCGATCGCGCGAGCGCTTGCGGTGGAGCCGCGCCTGGTGGTCTGCGACGAACCGGTCTCGGCGCTGGATGTTCTTGTACAGGAACAGATTCTGGCGCTGCTGTCCTCGCTGCAGGATCAGCTCGGGTTGAGCTACCTGTTCATCTCGCACGACCTCGCCGTCGTGCGCGCGCTGGCGCACGAGGTCCTGGTGATGCGCGAAGGACGGGTCGTCGAACAGGGCCCGGTCGACACCGTGCTGAACGATCCGGCGGACAGCTACACGAAGCAGTTGCTCGACGCGATTCCCGGTGTCGGCGTTCTGGTTTGA
- a CDS encoding ABC transporter permease gives MTLVEDPKVPEDPKTPKKKDTVAETDAAGSAVRAESTAAEAETTAKADLAEADSAAGPESVAAAGESAAKAKATNGGESAAEASSVEVATDPIVAEADAAATKAAETPVPPIADRRRILRLLWHNPLGMIGAVLLLIVVFVGVFAPLLAPYAPAAVHFSTPFQRPGTEGFALGTDDLGRDILSRVFHGTRASLEVGALSVLFAVVIGVPLGLLAGYWRWLDTVLSRVSDVLLAFPAIIIAVALTAINGGGLTDAALALGIAQVPVMMRVVRAETLRLKETDFVMAARTMHVPSWRILGEHVLPNALAPIIVQATVIMPTAIIGEAILSFLGLGIKPPAPSLGIMLSDAQQYLLRTPWPGIFPGVALALICLGFNLFGDALRDALDPKTSR, from the coding sequence ATGACTCTGGTCGAAGACCCGAAAGTTCCCGAGGACCCCAAGACTCCGAAGAAGAAGGACACCGTGGCCGAAACGGATGCGGCGGGTTCCGCGGTGAGGGCGGAATCCACTGCTGCCGAGGCGGAGACCACGGCGAAAGCGGACCTCGCGGAGGCGGATTCGGCTGCCGGGCCGGAATCCGTTGCCGCGGCGGGCGAGTCCGCCGCCAAGGCGAAGGCCACCAACGGCGGCGAATCCGCCGCCGAGGCGAGTTCCGTTGAGGTCGCGACGGATCCGATCGTGGCCGAGGCCGATGCCGCGGCGACGAAGGCGGCCGAGACCCCGGTCCCGCCGATCGCGGACCGCCGCCGGATCCTGCGCCTGCTGTGGCACAACCCGCTCGGCATGATCGGCGCGGTACTGCTGCTGATCGTCGTGTTCGTCGGCGTATTCGCCCCGCTGCTCGCGCCGTACGCACCGGCCGCGGTGCACTTCTCCACCCCGTTCCAGCGCCCGGGAACCGAAGGATTCGCCTTGGGCACCGACGATCTGGGCCGCGACATCCTCTCCAGGGTGTTCCACGGCACCAGGGCCTCGCTGGAGGTCGGCGCGCTCTCGGTGCTGTTCGCGGTGGTCATCGGCGTGCCGCTAGGTCTGCTCGCCGGGTACTGGCGCTGGCTGGACACCGTGCTCTCGCGGGTGTCCGACGTGCTGCTCGCCTTTCCGGCGATCATCATCGCGGTGGCGCTGACCGCGATCAACGGCGGCGGGCTCACCGACGCCGCGCTCGCGCTCGGCATCGCGCAGGTGCCGGTGATGATGCGGGTGGTGCGCGCGGAAACGTTGCGGCTCAAGGAGACCGACTTCGTCATGGCCGCACGCACCATGCACGTACCGTCGTGGCGCATTCTCGGCGAACACGTCCTGCCGAACGCGCTCGCGCCGATCATCGTGCAGGCCACCGTCATCATGCCGACGGCGATCATCGGCGAGGCGATCCTGTCCTTCCTCGGGCTCGGCATCAAACCGCCCGCGCCCAGCCTCGGCATCATGCTGTCCGACGCCCAGCAGTACCTGCTGCGCACGCCGTGGCCGGGTATCTTCCCCGGTGTGGCGCTCGCACTGATCTGCTTGGGATTCAACCTGTTCGGCGACGCCCTGCGGGACGCGCTCGACCCGAAGACCAGTCGCTGA
- a CDS encoding ABC transporter permease translates to MLQYLFHRLWQSAVTLVIASIVVFLGVRALPGDPARVMAGEQGDQAAIDAMREKLGLDRPLPIQYWEFVKHALTGDFGRSIRTGTPVRNMIGQTLPVTVQLAVYAMLVAILVGVIGGVVAAVYRGRWPEWAANGVSLLALSVPTFWLGILGVLYLSVQLGWFPASGYVSPLHDPVRGIYFLTLPAVILGITHAAVIQRQTRSSMVETLTADFVRTARAKGLGRGAVIFRYGLRNSLIVVTTIVGVQLGLLIAGAVVTERIFSLPGIGKLTLDSVFSRDYPVIQAVILVITTSYIVINLLVDVLYTVIDPRVRVSGRAR, encoded by the coding sequence TTGTTGCAGTACTTGTTCCACCGTTTGTGGCAATCCGCGGTGACGCTGGTCATCGCATCCATCGTGGTATTCCTCGGCGTGCGCGCCCTACCCGGCGACCCGGCCCGCGTGATGGCCGGTGAGCAGGGCGACCAGGCGGCCATCGACGCCATGCGCGAGAAGCTCGGTTTGGACCGGCCGCTGCCGATCCAGTACTGGGAGTTCGTAAAGCACGCGCTGACAGGCGATTTCGGCCGGTCAATCCGGACGGGGACGCCGGTGCGCAACATGATCGGGCAGACCCTGCCGGTCACCGTCCAGCTGGCGGTCTACGCCATGCTGGTCGCGATCCTGGTCGGTGTCATCGGCGGTGTCGTCGCCGCCGTCTACCGGGGGCGCTGGCCGGAATGGGCCGCCAACGGCGTTTCGCTGCTGGCCCTTTCGGTGCCGACGTTCTGGCTCGGCATCCTCGGCGTGCTCTACCTGTCCGTGCAGCTCGGCTGGTTCCCGGCCTCGGGATATGTTTCGCCGCTGCACGATCCGGTGCGCGGCATCTACTTCCTCACCCTGCCCGCGGTGATCCTCGGCATCACCCACGCCGCGGTGATCCAACGGCAGACCCGCTCGTCGATGGTGGAAACGCTCACCGCCGACTTCGTGCGCACCGCCCGCGCCAAGGGGCTCGGCCGCGGCGCGGTGATCTTCCGCTACGGGCTGCGCAACAGCCTCATCGTGGTGACCACCATCGTCGGCGTGCAATTGGGCCTGCTCATCGCGGGCGCGGTGGTCACCGAACGCATCTTCAGCCTGCCCGGCATCGGCAAACTGACCCTGGATTCGGTGTTCAGCCGCGACTATCCGGTGATCCAGGCGGTCATCCTGGTGATCACCACGTCATACATCGTGATCAACCTGCTGGTCGACGTGCTCTACACGGTGATCGACCCGCGCGTTCGAGTGTCCGGGAGGGCACGATGA